A genomic window from Variovorax paradoxus includes:
- a CDS encoding type VI secretion system Vgr family protein → MADHKFSIQGDSPVVDKLMFWRIVGHEVLARPSAYELTVLTDNESIDAADVLGRSFDVVIEFADADGDIHKRHCQGHAVRFTRVAQSGRFLEYRISLRSWFWLLSKRVNARILQNKPVLGVIDAVLDDSPIGSLKKLKAGGVVGPHEPHVYCVQYRESDYQFLSRLLEEEGIYYWFDAHDAPGTLYLSDSSTLAHEKLPVADTLNHAERGASEGRFNEITRWISSRQFESGKFASRDRDFKVISKQLRADKGDPDTHELSDLEVFEFPGGYQSGDDTDNLAQLRLDELIGRRQRHWALTSWPDVTAGRSFAFKGDPDGKRDGDYLIAACTFVASHPGYEGANFPESQRSIDVVLHDALADDPVNTGLGELVGDLIAETPALSTGQRASSSFLLTVIPLNTPWRPPRLTPRVTMPGPQSAIVTGRSGEQIWTEEHGRVKVQFHWDRYGKNDENSSCWVRVSHPWAGKSWGAISIPRIGQEVIVDFLDGDPDQPIIVGRFYNGESMAPFGLPAGAVVSGIKSNTHKGKGYNELSMDDTAGKEKVTIHGQYDMNTTVENNQTTTVHNSRTDTIDVDDSESVGNNQKQHVGVDQTVSIGSNRSETVGGTETIVITGHRTETVNGGETVTVNGGRSHTVNGMQTTTISVAEAHTVGAGRMHSVGAGEAINVGGVQTVSVGGAQMVSVGGVQKVSVGALQSISVGGPHKLSAAVISETSKGPIKIKAGAICMVEAPTIMLKAGGSKIVMNASGITIKGAKITIKADGSASFKAGGSIKIKGSNLGED, encoded by the coding sequence ATGGCCGATCACAAGTTCAGCATCCAGGGCGATTCGCCCGTAGTCGACAAGCTCATGTTCTGGCGCATCGTGGGCCACGAGGTGCTTGCGCGCCCGTCGGCCTACGAACTCACCGTGCTGACCGACAACGAAAGCATCGATGCAGCGGACGTGCTGGGCCGCTCCTTCGACGTGGTGATCGAGTTCGCCGATGCCGACGGCGACATCCACAAGCGGCACTGCCAGGGGCATGCCGTGCGCTTCACGCGCGTGGCGCAGAGTGGGCGCTTCCTCGAATACCGCATCAGCCTGCGCTCGTGGTTCTGGCTGCTGAGCAAGCGCGTCAACGCGCGCATCCTGCAGAACAAGCCGGTGCTGGGCGTGATCGATGCCGTGCTCGACGACAGCCCCATCGGCAGCCTCAAGAAGCTCAAGGCGGGCGGCGTGGTCGGCCCCCATGAACCCCACGTGTACTGCGTGCAATACCGGGAGAGCGACTACCAGTTTCTCTCGCGCCTTCTGGAAGAAGAGGGCATCTACTACTGGTTCGACGCGCACGACGCGCCCGGTACCCTGTACCTGTCGGACAGCAGCACGCTGGCGCACGAGAAACTGCCCGTTGCCGACACGCTGAACCATGCAGAGCGCGGTGCGTCGGAAGGGCGCTTCAACGAGATCACGCGCTGGATCAGCTCGCGCCAGTTCGAATCGGGCAAGTTCGCGTCGCGCGACCGCGACTTCAAGGTCATCAGCAAGCAGCTGCGCGCCGACAAGGGCGATCCCGACACGCACGAGCTGTCGGACCTCGAAGTGTTCGAGTTCCCGGGCGGCTATCAGTCGGGCGACGACACCGACAACCTTGCGCAACTGCGGCTCGACGAACTCATCGGCCGGCGGCAGCGCCATTGGGCATTGACCAGCTGGCCCGACGTGACGGCCGGGCGCAGCTTCGCGTTCAAGGGCGACCCCGACGGCAAGCGCGACGGCGACTATCTGATCGCGGCCTGCACCTTCGTCGCGAGCCACCCCGGCTACGAGGGCGCGAACTTTCCCGAGAGCCAGCGTTCGATCGACGTCGTGCTGCACGACGCGCTGGCCGACGACCCCGTCAACACCGGGCTGGGCGAACTGGTGGGCGACCTGATCGCAGAGACGCCGGCGCTGAGCACCGGCCAGCGCGCGAGCAGCAGCTTTCTGCTCACGGTAATTCCGCTGAACACGCCCTGGCGCCCGCCACGCCTGACGCCGCGCGTCACCATGCCCGGCCCGCAGAGCGCCATCGTCACCGGCCGCAGCGGCGAGCAGATCTGGACCGAGGAGCACGGCCGCGTGAAAGTGCAGTTTCACTGGGACCGCTACGGCAAGAACGACGAGAACAGTTCGTGCTGGGTGCGCGTGTCGCACCCCTGGGCCGGCAAGAGCTGGGGCGCGATCAGCATTCCGCGCATCGGCCAGGAAGTGATCGTCGATTTTCTGGACGGCGACCCCGACCAGCCCATCATCGTCGGCCGCTTCTACAACGGCGAATCGATGGCGCCCTTCGGCCTGCCGGCCGGTGCCGTGGTGAGCGGCATCAAGTCGAACACGCACAAGGGCAAGGGCTACAACGAGCTGTCGATGGACGACACCGCCGGCAAGGAGAAGGTGACCATCCACGGCCAGTACGACATGAACACCACGGTCGAGAACAACCAGACGACCACAGTGCACAACAGCCGCACCGACACCATCGACGTGGACGACTCGGAGAGCGTGGGCAACAACCAGAAGCAGCACGTGGGCGTCGACCAGACCGTGTCGATAGGCTCCAACCGAAGCGAGACTGTGGGCGGCACCGAGACCATCGTCATCACCGGCCACCGCACCGAGACCGTGAACGGCGGCGAGACCGTGACCGTGAACGGCGGGCGCAGTCACACCGTCAATGGCATGCAGACCACCACCATCTCGGTGGCCGAGGCGCACACCGTGGGCGCGGGCCGCATGCACAGCGTGGGCGCGGGGGAGGCCATCAATGTCGGCGGCGTGCAGACCGTGAGCGTCGGCGGCGCGCAGATGGTCAGTGTGGGCGGCGTGCAGAAGGTGAGCGTGGGCGCGCTGCAGTCGATCTCGGTGGGTGGTCCGCACAAGCTCTCGGCCGCGGTGATCTCCGAGACATCGAAGGGGCCGATCAAGATCAAGGCGGGCGCGATCTGCATGGTCGAGGCGCCCACCATCATGCTCAAGGCGGGCGGCAGCAAGATCGTCATGAACGCCAGCGGTATCACCATCAAGGGCGCCAAGATCACCATCAAGGCTGACGGCAGCGCATCGTTCAAGGCCGGTGGCTCGATCAAGATCAAGGGCTCCAACCTGGGGGAGGACTGA
- a CDS encoding DUF4150 domain-containing protein, producing MFANCQLMGTDMGFPDVCITPAAPSPIPVPYPNIAMGPMAIPNCPTILIMGGPAHNLGTTIPMTNGDNPGVMLGVASGTVMGPSRHLTGAFTVLWMGMPASRLTSTSLQNSTNCPGVRTVPSQPLVLLLAP from the coding sequence ATGTTCGCCAACTGCCAGCTGATGGGCACCGACATGGGCTTTCCCGATGTCTGCATCACGCCCGCCGCGCCGTCGCCCATTCCGGTGCCGTATCCGAACATCGCGATGGGGCCGATGGCGATTCCGAACTGCCCCACGATCCTCATCATGGGCGGGCCGGCGCACAACCTCGGCACCACCATTCCCATGACCAACGGCGACAACCCGGGCGTGATGCTGGGCGTGGCCTCGGGCACGGTGATGGGGCCGAGTCGCCATCTCACCGGCGCCTTCACGGTGCTGTGGATGGGCATGCCCGCGTCGCGGCTCACCAGCACGTCGCTGCAGAACAGCACGAATTGCCCCGGTGTGCGCACGGTGCCGAGCCAGCCGCTGGTGCTGTTGCTGGCGCCCTAG
- a CDS encoding DUF3540 domain-containing protein codes for MKTSSLKPAPAQAITGQWCVGVLGLDEVGALVVDSGGLRLRTRRAASCLLEPAAGDSVACLRIAPDEVWVMAVLQREEGTANVVSCEGNNMRIAVEGGRLELAAEELDVATQRTRLATDTADVIGRQLTVVGTGIKLVGSVLSSVMDRVQHFSKHYLRTTDGIDRVAATHLECEAKQLLRLEGEHTLVNGRELIKARGAQIHFG; via the coding sequence ATGAAGACAAGCAGCCTGAAACCAGCGCCCGCTCAGGCCATCACCGGCCAGTGGTGCGTCGGCGTGCTCGGCCTCGACGAGGTCGGGGCGCTCGTCGTCGACAGCGGCGGCCTGCGGCTTCGCACGCGGCGAGCGGCGAGCTGCCTGCTCGAACCCGCCGCCGGCGACAGCGTTGCCTGCCTGCGCATCGCGCCCGACGAGGTCTGGGTCATGGCCGTGCTGCAGCGCGAGGAAGGCACCGCCAACGTCGTCAGCTGCGAAGGCAACAACATGCGCATCGCCGTGGAAGGCGGCCGGCTCGAACTCGCGGCCGAAGAGCTCGACGTGGCCACCCAGCGCACCCGCCTCGCCACCGACACCGCCGACGTCATCGGCCGCCAGCTCACCGTGGTGGGCACCGGCATCAAGCTGGTCGGCTCGGTGCTGTCTTCGGTAATGGACCGCGTGCAGCATTTCAGCAAGCACTACCTGCGCACCACCGACGGCATCGACCGCGTGGCGGCCACGCACCTGGAGTGCGAGGCGAAGCAGCTGTTGCGGCTCGAAGGCGAGCACACGTTGGTCAACGGCCGCGAGCTCATCAAGGCGCGCGGCGCGCAGATCCACTTCGGCTGA
- a CDS encoding pentapeptide repeat-containing protein translates to MTPQLLAIAVGVGETLEGLDLRKGQFAKLLLGGGVFSKVNFAEADLRAADLRETVFDQCDLRGALVSGANLRKAVFNRCLLDHVDLREANLHGAVFTECDLTHAQLAGTVLTMATVAKCRLDHAVLRGAQLDSAVFSQSVLLDVCADDTSWHYTTVNECDLSHLTWTGARMLRNVFFKTSLKGMSFAGLELEGCQFSFTDLGGADFSGIVLRQCNFQGARLDGAKFTKAVAPSSIFCEASGTGCDFSGAKLRQALFTGATLPQANFSGCDLYQTHFAGAKLRGANFTGAELTYADFRHADLGTADLRHATLMRTVLHGANTEDAQMTDRARAIESDPELEKSERWQPLVA, encoded by the coding sequence ATGACACCCCAATTGCTCGCCATTGCAGTGGGCGTCGGAGAGACGCTGGAAGGACTCGACCTGCGCAAGGGCCAGTTCGCGAAACTGCTGCTGGGCGGCGGCGTGTTCTCCAAGGTCAACTTCGCCGAAGCAGACCTGCGCGCAGCAGACCTGCGCGAGACCGTGTTCGACCAGTGCGACCTGCGCGGCGCGCTCGTCTCGGGTGCGAACCTGCGCAAGGCCGTGTTCAATCGCTGCCTGCTCGACCACGTCGACCTGCGCGAGGCCAACCTGCACGGCGCGGTGTTCACCGAATGCGACCTGACGCACGCGCAGCTGGCCGGCACCGTGCTCACCATGGCCACCGTCGCGAAGTGCCGGCTCGACCACGCGGTGCTGCGCGGCGCGCAGCTCGACTCGGCGGTGTTCAGCCAGTCGGTGCTGCTGGACGTGTGCGCCGACGACACCAGCTGGCACTACACCACGGTGAACGAGTGCGACCTGTCGCACCTCACGTGGACCGGCGCGCGCATGCTGCGCAACGTGTTCTTCAAGACTTCGCTGAAGGGCATGTCGTTCGCGGGGCTGGAGCTGGAGGGCTGCCAGTTCTCGTTTACCGACCTGGGCGGCGCGGACTTCAGCGGCATCGTGCTGCGGCAGTGCAACTTCCAGGGTGCACGGCTCGACGGCGCGAAGTTCACCAAGGCGGTGGCGCCCTCGTCGATCTTCTGCGAGGCGAGCGGCACGGGGTGCGACTTCTCGGGCGCGAAGCTGAGGCAGGCGCTGTTCACCGGAGCCACGCTGCCGCAGGCCAACTTCTCGGGCTGCGACCTGTACCAGACGCACTTCGCGGGCGCGAAGCTGCGCGGCGCCAACTTCACGGGCGCCGAACTCACCTATGCCGATTTCCGCCATGCCGACCTGGGCACCGCCGACCTGCGCCACGCCACGCTGATGCGCACCGTGCTGCATGGCGCCAATACGGAAGACGCGCAGATGACCGACCGCGCACGCGCCATCGAGAGCGACCCGGAGCTGGAGAAATCCGAGCGCTGGCAGCCGTTGGTCGCATGA
- a CDS encoding DUF2169 family type VI secretion system accessory protein, with translation MQVLKPQALGLSTRPIEFRKRFGLSVSAYLHLPFAQGERGTLWAEQSMWSFLAKEMAQPLIDEGVAKLTPEFLVHGKAFAPADRPDACAVRARFGACEKTLLVFGERHWEGTRATAPQSFESLPLDWAAAYGGADFAQNPQGRGRQARDGVLWLPNTELPQDRLLRPDQAIAPAGFGALDLMHPQRAQYRGTYDADYLKLHAPGFAPDTDWRYFNLAPPDQWMAVPLAGDEPFAFDNMHPQKPRIEGRLPGLRARVFVGYRIAGSSEPKVREVPLRLTTVWFFPHAERCIAIFQGLAEVGTDDGSDVASLMGAVERTGEPRSDAHYLEAAAKRADPKMGPVYAIIDSDLLPEGISTLDPDVEAAKAPFGMDGLQGEAQYRRAEMDVEFARDKAVEMGKDPDALGIKMPPREKVPVGDELPPYLEKKMKEANAQGWAAVEDAVTVLEKALEAAEQHRIDLAKVQHRGPPLYHAEKHLAEMQAQAAGSTRKVDLTPMFPKLCELEEVQRKGYLQSAHVQPPAFAMPAEAAAALRAEMTRAIAAGIKLFSRADFTGADFSGLDLREVNFEGAWLESVNFSNANLSGATFAGAVLAHANLEGAIAIGASFREANLGKARLARAVFDGCDFSQAMLMHCAFGGTQMRRANFTKAQLLDTTWGEADWTGALLAGQVFHKLDLKGMRWPEADLSACNFIECDLTGVDMHDATLAAATFVTCKLDAARLMGAKCAGAVAVKGTSLADAEMGLADLRNFNFGASDLRGAKLVRSVLDGANLCDARLDGADLRLASAKGVLMRKAVCTGALLSGVNFSDAVFQSADLRGADLRRSNLFGADLSRVRLDGSTSFDGALLQRARTWPRLTPEQQAAA, from the coding sequence ATGCAAGTCCTCAAGCCCCAGGCGCTCGGCCTCTCGACGCGGCCCATCGAGTTCCGCAAGCGGTTCGGACTCAGCGTCAGCGCGTACCTGCACCTGCCGTTCGCGCAGGGCGAGCGCGGCACGCTGTGGGCCGAGCAGTCGATGTGGTCCTTTCTTGCGAAGGAAATGGCTCAGCCGCTGATCGACGAAGGCGTTGCCAAGCTCACGCCCGAGTTCCTGGTGCACGGCAAGGCCTTCGCGCCGGCCGACCGACCCGATGCCTGCGCGGTGCGCGCGCGCTTCGGCGCGTGCGAGAAGACGTTGCTCGTCTTCGGCGAGCGGCACTGGGAGGGCACGCGCGCCACCGCGCCGCAGTCCTTCGAGTCGTTGCCGCTCGACTGGGCTGCCGCATACGGCGGCGCCGATTTCGCGCAGAACCCGCAAGGCCGGGGCCGGCAGGCGCGTGACGGCGTCCTGTGGCTGCCGAACACCGAGTTGCCGCAAGACCGCCTGCTGCGGCCCGACCAGGCCATTGCGCCGGCCGGCTTCGGCGCGCTCGACCTGATGCATCCGCAGCGCGCGCAGTACCGCGGCACCTACGACGCCGACTACCTGAAGCTGCATGCGCCAGGCTTTGCGCCCGACACCGACTGGCGCTACTTCAACCTCGCGCCTCCCGACCAGTGGATGGCCGTGCCGCTCGCCGGCGACGAGCCCTTCGCCTTCGACAACATGCACCCGCAAAAGCCGCGCATCGAAGGCCGCCTGCCGGGCCTGCGCGCGCGCGTGTTCGTCGGCTACAGGATTGCCGGCAGCAGCGAGCCCAAGGTGCGTGAGGTGCCGCTGCGGCTGACCACCGTGTGGTTCTTCCCGCACGCTGAGCGCTGCATCGCGATCTTCCAGGGGCTGGCCGAGGTCGGCACCGACGACGGCTCCGACGTGGCCAGCCTGATGGGTGCGGTAGAGCGCACCGGCGAGCCGCGCAGCGACGCGCATTACCTTGAGGCCGCCGCGAAGCGCGCAGACCCGAAGATGGGCCCCGTCTACGCCATCATCGACAGCGACCTGCTGCCCGAAGGCATCAGCACGCTCGATCCCGACGTCGAAGCCGCCAAGGCACCGTTCGGCATGGACGGCCTGCAGGGCGAGGCGCAGTACCGCCGGGCCGAGATGGACGTCGAGTTCGCGCGCGACAAGGCCGTGGAAATGGGCAAGGACCCCGACGCGCTCGGCATCAAGATGCCGCCGCGCGAGAAGGTGCCGGTGGGCGATGAGCTGCCACCGTACCTCGAGAAGAAGATGAAGGAGGCCAACGCGCAGGGCTGGGCTGCCGTCGAAGACGCCGTGACCGTGCTCGAGAAGGCACTGGAAGCGGCGGAGCAGCACCGCATCGACCTCGCCAAGGTGCAGCACCGCGGGCCGCCGCTCTACCACGCCGAGAAGCATCTGGCCGAGATGCAGGCGCAGGCGGCAGGCAGCACCCGCAAGGTCGACCTGACGCCGATGTTCCCCAAGCTCTGCGAACTCGAGGAAGTGCAGCGCAAGGGCTACCTGCAGTCCGCCCATGTGCAGCCGCCGGCCTTTGCGATGCCGGCCGAAGCGGCAGCAGCATTGCGTGCGGAAATGACGCGTGCCATCGCGGCCGGCATCAAGCTGTTTTCGCGCGCCGACTTCACGGGCGCCGACTTCTCGGGCCTCGACCTGCGTGAGGTGAACTTCGAAGGCGCATGGCTGGAGAGCGTCAACTTCAGCAATGCCAACCTCTCGGGCGCCACTTTCGCGGGGGCCGTGCTCGCGCATGCGAACCTCGAGGGCGCGATTGCCATCGGCGCCAGCTTTCGCGAGGCCAACCTCGGCAAAGCGCGGCTCGCGCGCGCCGTGTTCGACGGCTGTGATTTCTCGCAGGCCATGCTCATGCACTGCGCCTTCGGCGGCACGCAGATGCGGCGCGCCAACTTCACGAAAGCCCAGCTGCTCGACACCACCTGGGGCGAGGCGGACTGGACCGGTGCACTGCTCGCGGGCCAGGTTTTCCACAAGCTCGACCTCAAGGGCATGCGCTGGCCCGAGGCCGACCTGTCGGCCTGCAACTTCATCGAATGCGACCTCACGGGCGTGGACATGCACGACGCCACACTCGCAGCCGCCACCTTCGTCACCTGCAAGCTCGACGCCGCCCGGCTCATGGGCGCGAAGTGCGCCGGCGCCGTGGCCGTGAAGGGCACCAGCCTCGCCGATGCCGAGATGGGCCTGGCCGACCTGCGCAACTTCAACTTCGGCGCTTCGGACCTGCGCGGTGCGAAGCTGGTGCGTTCCGTGCTCGACGGCGCCAACCTCTGCGATGCGCGGCTCGACGGGGCCGACCTGCGGCTGGCCAGCGCCAAGGGCGTGCTGATGCGCAAAGCCGTGTGCACTGGCGCGCTGCTGTCGGGCGTGAACTTCAGCGACGCGGTGTTCCAGTCGGCCGACCTGCGCGGCGCCGACCTGCGGCGCAGCAACCTCTTCGGTGCCGACCTGAGCCGCGTGCGGCTCGACGGCTCGACCAGCTTCGACGGCGCGTTGCTCCAGCGTGCGCGCACGTGGCCCCGGCTCACCCCTGAACAGCAGGCTGCAGCATGA
- a CDS encoding type VI secretion system Vgr family protein: protein MADHEFRIESDSPAKDDLMFWRIVGHEALARPSAYELTVISQNKAIEAKDILGHAFDVVIEFQDADGGTHERHCQGHAVRFVRAGHMGRHYEYRITLRSWFWLLTKRANSRILQEKKVLEVLDAVFEDSPIKRFKKTKADNVVGTHNPRRYCVQHQESDYQFLSRLLEDEGIYYWFDAHDAPGTMHLSDASDMAHDKLPAADTLRHMATNAAEPRFNEISRWVSGRQFDTGKHASRDSDFKAIKKKLGADIDASDDHELANLELFEFPGGYFTGDEAETRAKLRGDELNARRDRHWAVTPWPDVTAGRGFKYEGDPDGTRNGDYVIAACTFVASHRGYEGVSASAAARPVHNALADVLRDDAVNADTLPVLEEIIAATPALAAAQTGSSIFLLTVLPAERLFRAPRLTPRVTMPGPQTAIVVGPKGDELHVDDHGRVKVHFHWDRYDESNEKSTCWVRVSQPWGGKGWGGYFIPRIGQEVIVDFLNGDPDRPIIVGRVYNDEQPIPYKSPTQSGFKTRSTPGGGPANYNEIMFEDKKGEENINIHAELDMSRSVERDDSTTIDRDQTVTVKRDQTSLVDRDRKSTVTRNDTNMVVVDQKNTVKGKQNNQVVGTRTTFIDSDDKTMVTGTSLSDVTGARTDTSRAGETRNVTGNQTITVSGNVTYKAAKMSFEAAHIDWLVTGSNSKYITVPSGPLGLMADKIKLISNTKIEMMAVGDINATSIGSNTTVLGSNSSGYIGTNSEANMGVTRSTFIGMSIENALALAMANVLGVNIENTAGVKLTNCAAPDIAAVAMDVKQSALHTFTPGAGGAGAGAAAVAGGLAAVAGAASAYVDIGATLKQYADAATALGKAADDAHAEGLHSLEDRLRSLAGKASNRRFDAILGLVPIMGLGLPIAEVFTSDPSGTADLGKVNNAVEPDGSARPPAEREPEDD from the coding sequence ATGGCCGACCACGAGTTCCGCATAGAAAGCGATTCACCCGCGAAGGACGACCTGATGTTCTGGCGCATCGTCGGCCACGAGGCGCTTGCGCGTCCGTCGGCCTACGAGCTCACGGTGATCTCGCAGAACAAGGCCATCGAGGCCAAGGACATCCTGGGACATGCCTTCGACGTGGTCATCGAGTTCCAGGACGCCGACGGCGGCACGCACGAGCGCCACTGCCAGGGCCACGCGGTGCGCTTCGTGCGCGCCGGCCACATGGGGCGGCACTACGAATATCGCATCACCCTGCGTTCGTGGTTCTGGCTGCTCACCAAGCGCGCCAACTCCCGCATCCTGCAAGAAAAGAAAGTTCTCGAAGTGCTCGACGCCGTGTTCGAGGACAGCCCCATCAAGCGCTTCAAGAAGACCAAGGCCGACAACGTCGTCGGCACGCACAACCCGCGCCGCTACTGCGTGCAGCACCAGGAAAGCGACTACCAGTTCCTGTCGCGCCTGTTGGAGGACGAAGGCATCTACTACTGGTTCGACGCACATGACGCCCCCGGCACCATGCACCTTTCGGACGCCAGCGACATGGCGCACGACAAGCTGCCCGCCGCCGACACCCTGCGCCACATGGCCACCAACGCCGCCGAGCCGCGCTTCAACGAAATCTCGCGCTGGGTCAGTGGGCGTCAGTTCGACACCGGAAAGCATGCCTCGCGCGACAGCGACTTCAAGGCCATCAAGAAAAAGCTGGGTGCAGACATCGACGCCTCGGACGACCACGAACTGGCCAACCTGGAGCTGTTCGAGTTTCCGGGCGGCTACTTCACCGGCGACGAAGCCGAGACCCGCGCCAAGCTGCGCGGCGATGAACTCAACGCGCGCCGCGACCGCCACTGGGCGGTGACGCCGTGGCCCGACGTCACCGCCGGGCGCGGCTTCAAGTACGAGGGCGACCCCGACGGCACGCGCAACGGCGACTACGTCATTGCCGCCTGCACCTTCGTCGCCAGCCACCGCGGCTACGAAGGCGTGAGCGCCAGCGCCGCGGCGCGTCCCGTGCACAACGCGCTGGCCGACGTGCTGCGCGACGACGCGGTGAACGCCGACACGCTGCCGGTGCTCGAGGAGATCATCGCCGCCACGCCCGCGCTGGCCGCTGCGCAGACCGGCAGCAGCATCTTCCTGCTCACCGTGCTGCCGGCCGAACGCCTGTTCCGCGCGCCGCGCCTCACGCCGCGCGTGACCATGCCGGGCCCGCAGACCGCCATCGTGGTCGGCCCCAAGGGCGACGAGCTGCACGTGGACGACCACGGCCGCGTGAAGGTGCACTTTCACTGGGACCGCTACGACGAGAGCAACGAGAAGTCGACCTGCTGGGTGCGCGTGTCGCAGCCCTGGGGCGGCAAGGGCTGGGGCGGCTACTTCATTCCGCGCATCGGGCAGGAGGTGATCGTCGACTTTCTCAACGGCGACCCCGACCGGCCGATCATCGTCGGGCGCGTCTACAACGACGAGCAGCCCATTCCGTACAAGTCGCCCACGCAGAGCGGCTTCAAGACCCGCTCCACGCCCGGCGGCGGTCCTGCGAACTACAACGAGATCATGTTCGAGGACAAGAAGGGCGAGGAGAACATCAACATCCACGCCGAGCTCGACATGAGCCGCAGCGTGGAGCGCGACGACTCGACCACCATCGACCGCGACCAGACCGTCACCGTCAAGCGCGACCAGACCAGCCTGGTAGACCGCGACCGCAAGAGCACCGTCACGCGCAACGACACCAACATGGTGGTGGTCGACCAGAAGAACACGGTCAAGGGAAAGCAGAACAACCAGGTGGTTGGCACTCGCACCACCTTCATCGACAGCGACGACAAGACCATGGTCACGGGCACCAGCCTGAGCGACGTGACCGGCGCGCGCACCGACACCTCGCGCGCCGGCGAAACCCGCAACGTCACCGGCAACCAGACCATCACCGTCAGCGGCAACGTCACCTACAAGGCTGCGAAGATGAGCTTCGAGGCCGCCCACATCGACTGGCTGGTGACGGGCTCCAACTCCAAGTACATCACCGTGCCCAGCGGCCCGCTGGGGCTGATGGCGGACAAGATCAAGCTGATAAGCAACACCAAGATCGAGATGATGGCGGTGGGCGACATCAACGCCACCTCCATCGGCTCGAACACCACGGTACTGGGCTCCAATTCGAGCGGCTACATCGGCACCAACAGCGAAGCCAACATGGGCGTGACCCGCTCGACCTTCATCGGCATGAGCATCGAGAACGCGCTGGCGCTGGCCATGGCCAACGTGCTTGGCGTGAACATCGAGAATACGGCGGGCGTGAAGCTGACCAACTGCGCGGCGCCCGACATCGCGGCGGTGGCGATGGATGTCAAGCAATCGGCGCTGCACACCTTCACGCCGGGCGCTGGTGGCGCGGGCGCCGGGGCAGCCGCGGTGGCCGGCGGCCTGGCCGCCGTGGCGGGTGCCGCCTCGGCCTATGTCGACATCGGCGCCACGCTCAAGCAGTACGCCGATGCGGCAACGGCACTGGGCAAGGCCGCCGACGACGCGCATGCAGAAGGCCTGCACAGCCTGGAAGACCGGCTGCGGTCGCTGGCGGGCAAGGCCAGCAACCGGCGTTTCGACGCCATCCTCGGGCTGGTGCCGATCATGGGGCTGGGGCTGCCGATCGCGGAGGTCTTTACCAGCGACCCCAGCGGCACCGCCGATCTCGGCAAGGTCAACAACGCCGTCGAGCCCGACGGCTCGGCCCGGCCGCCCGCAGAGCGCGAGCCCGAAGACGACTAG